One Misgurnus anguillicaudatus chromosome 20, ASM2758022v2, whole genome shotgun sequence DNA segment encodes these proteins:
- the fuca1.2 gene encoding alpha-L-fucosidase 1, tandem duplicate 2, with translation MTRISLFLCAVFCTSCIGVKFTPDWTSLDSRPLPKWYDEAKFGIFIHWGVFSVPGFGSEWFWWNWKGAHKASYVDYMLKNYPPGFTYADFAPDFHAQFFDPEQWADVFLASGAKYVVLTSKHHEGFTNWGSPNSWNWNSVDNGPHRDLVADLGDAVRKRSLHYGLYSTLFEWFNPLYLSDKQSGFKTQEFVINKVMPELHNLVNRYKPELIWSDGDWEAPDTYWNSTEFLAWLYNDSPVKDVVVTNDRWGAGCSCKHGGYYNCADKFTPGQLPKHKWEKCTSVDNYSWGYRRNMMLGELMDLPSIIKDMVYTVSLGGNYLLNVGPTAEGMIPPVFEERLRSIGDWMRINGEAIYATEPWKVQTENATVPVWYTSKGSTVYAIFTANPKKEMFQLSTPITSDKTVVTLLGNPEPLKWAPLHLSGLILLLPDLPCTPAQAWTIKLDGVN, from the exons ATGACTCGGATATCGCTGTTTCTTTGTGCCGTATTTTGCACATCATGCATCGGAGTTAAATTTACACCGGACTGGACGAGTTTGGACTCCAGACCTCTGCCCAAATGGTACGACGAGGCGAAGTTCGGCATCTTTATTCACTGGGGGGTGTTTTCTGTACCTGGTTTCGGGAGTGAGTGGTTCTGGTGGAACTGGAAGGGCGCCCACAAAGCCAGTTACGTAGActacatgctgaaaaactatccACCAGGATTCACATACGCGGATTTTGCACCTGACTTTCACGCACAGTTTTTTGACCCCGAACAGTGGGCGGATGTTTTCCTAGCTTCGGGagccaaata CGTGGTCCTTACTTCGAAACACCACGAAGGATTTACGAATTGGGGATCCCCGAATTCCTGGAACTGGAATTCGGTTGATAATGGACCTCATAGGGATCTTGTCGCAGACTTGGGCGATGCAGTAAGGAAGAG GTCTCTACATTATGGACTCTACAGCACTCTATTCGAGTGGTTCAATCCCCTCTACCTGAGTGACAAGCAGTCAGGTTTCAAAACCCAAGAGTTTGTTATAAACAAAGTAATGCCAGAACTCCACAATCTGGTCAATAG GTACAAGCCAGAATTAATTTGGTCAGATGGGGATTGGGAAGCACctgacacctattggaactCCACAGAATTTCTAGCTTGGCTTTACAATGATAGTCCTGTCAAA GATGTAGTGGTGACCAATGACAGATGGGGGGCGGGCTGTTCCTGTAAACACGGAGGTTATTACAACTGCGCTGACAAGTTTACCCCGGGGCAGCTTCCCAAACACAAGTGGGAAAAATGCACATCAGTGGATAATTACTCCTGGGGGTATCGCCGAAATATGATGTTGGGAGAATTAATGGACTTGCCATCTATTATAAAG GACATGGTCTACACAGTGAGTTTAGGGGGAAATTACCTGTTGAATGTAGGGCCGACAGCAGAAGGCATGATTCCTCCTGTGTTTGAGGAACGTCTCCGAAGTATTGGTGACTGGATGAGAATCAATGGAGAAGCCATCTATGCAACCGAGCCTTGGAAAGTCCAGACTGAGAATGCTACTGTACCTGTCTG GTACACTTCAAAAGGCAGCACGGTGTATGCCATCTTTACCGCAAATCCCAAGAAGGAAATGTTTCAGCTCTCTACACCCATAACATCTGACAAAACCGTG GTGACTTTGTTAGGTAACCCTGAGCCGCTGAAATGGGCTCCTCTGCACTTATCAGGACTCATTCTTCTTCTGCCAGATCTGCCTTGTACACCTGCTCAAGCCTGGACCATCAAACTGGATGGGGTCAATTAA
- the zbtb8b gene encoding zinc finger and BTB domain-containing protein 8B encodes MEVPSYLSRVLSELNEQRKRDFFCDCSIVVEGRVFKAHRNILFASSGYFRALLVHYLQDNVQRHSTASLDIVTAEAFSFILDFLYSGRLDLRSNNVIEIMSAASYLQMTDVVNFCKGYIKSSLEICNRDGEKCKHREGPDDDVTPVSVTGPPVASTSETDQRSSAQVTEVLSPDDAPTAAVSTPAATSSSKDSESESSQGAFPNRPAVNAPVKSDSGPDLVNSSTPGLLLGLVHPKIEYDPDEEGESSRESKDTVLYRGQSNEGERPGDASPASSTELSSNLFGNCQVKQFPDVLFRGGANHNRDEHFSQSLGYSSGFARMDDMLGPGGPCSMEIQNDWYGDDPGRLHKCPFCPYTAKQKGILKRHIRCHTGERPFPCEVCGKRFTRQEHLRTHATSVHRSTWPIVCKGCRRVFSGLVSQGMKRYGLCDGCTFVTTTNEDPSSMNISIQSEAMERGARDSDWSVYIVEGDEEEPSASTPIQEQDDKQNVARQLAENGTLL; translated from the exons ATGGAAGTCCCTTCATATCTGTCGAGAGTTTTGTCTGAACTGAATGAGCAGCGCAAGCGGGATTTCTTCTGTGACTGCAGCATCGTTGTCGAGGGTCGTGTTTTCAAAGCCCATCGTAATATCCTCTTCGCCAGCAGTGGGTATTTTCGGGCCCTGTTGGTGCATTATTTGCAGGACAATGTTCAAAGACACAGCACGGCTTCTCTGGACATCGTCACAGCCGAGGCGTTCTCCTTCATCCTGGACTTTCTCTATTCAGGTCGACTTGACCTGCGCAGCAACAATGTCATTGAAATCATGTCAGCTGCGAGCTACCTGCAGATGACGGATGTGGTGAACTTCTGTAAGGGCTACATCAAATCATCTCTGGAGATCTGTAACCGCGATGGGGAGAAATGCAAGCATAGAGAGGGTCCGGATGATGATGTGACTCCGGTTTCAGTCACCGGTCCCCCGGTGGCATCCACATCTGAAACAGATCAAAGGAGCTCGGCGCAGGTCACAGAGGTCTTGAGCCCCGACGATGCACCGACAGCTGCCGTCTCCACACCTGCGGCCACCAGCAGCAGCAAAGACTCGGAGAGCGAAAGCTCACAAGGAGCATTTCCTAACCGGCCCGCCGTTAATGCTCCGGTAAAGAGCGATTCGGGCCCAGATTTGGTCAACTCGTCCACCCCGGGTCTGCTTTTGGGGTTGGTGCACCCAAAAATCGAGTATGACCCTGATGAAGAGGGTGAGTCTTCGCGGGAATCCAAAGACACGGTTCTTTACCGGGGTCAGAGTAACGAAGGTGAAAGACCCGGTGACGCTAGCCCGGCCTCGAGCACTGAGCTATCCTCCAATTTATTCGGTAACTGTCAGGTGAAGCAGTTCCCGGATGTGCTGTTTCGAGGTGGAGCCAACCATAACCGCGATGAGCACTTTTCACAGAGTTTGGGATACTCCAGTGGATTTGCTCGTATGGATGACATGCTTGGCCCCGGTGGCCCCTGCAGTATGGAGATTCAGAATGACTGGTATGGGGATGATCCAG GGAGGCTGCACAAATGTCCATTCTGCCCATACACGGCCAAACAAAAGGGCATTTTGAAGAGGCACATCCGCTGTCACACAGGAGAGAGACCGTTTCCATGTGAGGTCTGCGGCAAGAGATTTACACGACAGGAACATCTTCGCACTCATGCTACTTCT GTCCATCGTTCCACCTGGCCCATCGTGTGTAAAGGTTGCCGGCGAGTGTTCTCAGGCCTTGTGTCGCAGGGAATGAAACGATATGGACTTTGTGATGGCTGCACCTTTGTTACTACAACCAATGAAGATCCCTCCTCTATGAACATCAGCATCCAGTCTGAAGCTATGGAGAGGGGGGCACGAGACTCCGACTGGTCCGTCTATATAGTGGAAGGGGATGAAGAGGAGCCAAGCGCTAGTACTCCTATACAGGAACAGGACGATAAGCAGAATGTTGCCAGACAACTGGCAGAGAATGGGACTCTGTTGTAg
- the fabp4a gene encoding fatty acid binding protein 4a, with the protein MVEKFVGTWKMTNSENFDEYMKALGVGFATRQVGNRTKPNLILCVDDQGLICMKSQSTFKTTEIKFKLNEAFEETTADDRKTTTVMSLENGKLVQKQTWDGKETTIEREITDGKLIAKCVMGDVVAVRTYVKE; encoded by the exons ATGGTTGAGAAATTCGTGGGAACATGGAAAATGACCAACAGCGAAAACTTTGACGAGTACATGAAGGCACTGG GTGTAGGTTTCGCAACTCGTCAGGTGGGAAACAGGACTAAACCAAACCTGATCTTATGTGTGGATGATCAAGGGTTAATATGTATGAAATCACAGAGTACCTTTAAAACCACTGAGATTAAATTCAAACTCAATGAAGCTTTCGAGGAGACCACTGCAGATGACAGAAAGACAACG ACCGTCATGAGTCTCGAGAACGGGAAACTCGTGCAAAAACAGACCTGGGATGGCAAAGAGACgacgatagagagagagatcacTGATGGGAAATTAATAGCT AAATGCGTAATGGGTGATGTTGTTGCTGTAAGGACATATGTGAAGGAGTAA
- the mrpl53 gene encoding large ribosomal subunit protein mL53, giving the protein MAASRGAVVLKTVKKIAVQFCPFESNVRSTREFLFMVGSDKARSSNMNCEVVTEVKHDRSEPLIDITFLDGERLVMKGSKLTTQEMLSALQTRCNAKDPQAKDKK; this is encoded by the exons ATGGCGGCGTCCAGGGGAGCTGTAGTGTTAAAGACGGTCAAGAAAATAGCTGTACAGTTTTGCCCATTTGAATCTAATGTCCGCTCTACAAG AGAGTTTCTCTTCATGGTTGGCTCTGATAAAGCCAGATCCTCAAATATGAACTGTGAAGTTGTCACAGAGGTGAAGCATGACCGATCAGAGCCTCTGATAGACATCACATTCT TGGATGGAGAAAGGCTGGTGATGAAAGGATCCAAACTAACCACACAAGAAATGCTGTCAGCACTACAGACCCGCTGCAATGCTAAAGACCCTCAAGCAAAAGACAAGAAATAG